AACCATAATTTCCCTAACTACAACGATAAGAAGAGCCTTGAGTTATTGGAGTTAACATTAAAGGAACAGCAACATTATCTAAAACCCAATTTCCCGTTAAAAGAGTTGGCTTCAGAATTGAATCTTCCCCAACGGTATGTTTCGTTTCTAATAAATCACTATCATGACAAGAATTACAAGGAATTCATAAACGAATACAGAATAAAAACTTTCTTATCCAAGGCTCAGACGAGCGAAAAAGATTCGAAAACCTTGTTGGGACTTGCACTGGAATCGGGATTTAGTTCAAAGTCTACTTTCAATCAAGTTTTTAAAAATTATACCGGGAAATCTCCGTCTGAATACCTAAAAGGGTGAATTTGTTATAAAAATAGGGCCAGAAACATGTTTTCATACCTCCGAAATCATGTTTCAGGTCGATATCACAAGGAGAATGTAATTTATTTGATGAAAAATTTTATCATCATGAGAATTATGACATCACTTTTAACAATTTTACTAAGTATTTATCTTAATGCCCAGGCAAATCCGATTGAAGTTGGGTTTAAAAAAAACATTGAGTTTTTAGGCTACATCGTTGAACTCGGAGATCCTTCAAATAATGATCCAAACCATCCTATTTCTATTGAAATAAATAAATTCCCCGTAGATAGAACCAATGAAAAACTAACCGAATTATTTGGGCTTGCAGGTAATATAGATTATTCAACTTTGATCAATTTAATGTATTTCTTACCAGAGTTTCCTTTGGATGATTCCTACCTGTTATCTGAGGATAGGGCAAAACAGTTGGGATTCGATTCGGAGGACGAAATAGCAACAATTAGAAATTTGGTCCATCAAATAAATGCATTTTACAAACAGTCTCACTTTGAATCCGTCTGGAAAAACCTATCACTGCAAAGGGAAGAAACTTTGACAGAATTAAGGCAATTAATGCCTTCGAGAGCTTTGTTTGAGAATATGGAAAACTTTTATGGCATTTCGTTTGAACAATATGAAATAGTTCCAAGTTTGACGCTTTGGTCCGCGGGATGGGGAATCAAGGATAAATACAGGAACAGGGCAACCTTTATTCTCGGTCCCATGGCTGAAAATTATGATTTTGGCAATCGTCAAAACTTTGTCAACCTGGCTATTCATGAATATGGACATTCCTTTGTGAACCCTGTGGTTTTGGAAAACACCATTGAATTAGCAAAAACGAAAAGCCTGTTTGGGCCCATCAAATCTGTCATGGTAGTTCAAGGATATTCCAATTGGGAAACCTGCATGATTGAACACTTTGTCAGATCCTCAGAGGTAATAATGAATGAGTTTATTGGAAATAATGAAGGCGTTAAAGCTTTACTTGAAGATTATGGTAAAAACAGAAAATTTATTTATCTCCAATTTATCGTTGGTAAATTGAAAGAATACAGGTTGAAAAAAAAGTTGAGTTATCCTGATTCGGTTCGCAAAACCATAGAAGATCTCGAATTAGCGTATTTAAGAGAGTAAATCGCAAATGATCCGATATTTAAAAATTAATTACCTTTCCATTCCGTTAAACGGTAAAGCTTCAATAGTAAGTGATGAAGCCGGGCCTGAAACTGTCATAAATTTTACTGAAATGATTCCCAATGCCAAATTTGCTTTAATACCCGGATCAGGCCATACGACGCTTAATGATAATGGCCTTGCAGTTCTTGCAGCAATTCAGCAATTCTTAAAGACAATAGAAAAAAAATGAATCCAAGAATAGAAAAACTAGAGACGAAAAGATTGATTGGTGCAAAATTGAACATGAGTCTCATTGACAACAAGACCGGACAGCTTTGGGGCCAGTTTGGGCCAAGGATCAAGGAAATTCAAAATAGAGTTTCTGAAGATAAGCTTTCAATGCAGATCTATCCTCCTTTCTATTACGACCAATTCAATCCAGCCCGGGAGTTCGAAAAGTGGGCTGCGGTTGAAGTGAAGGATTTTGAGACTGTCCCTTCTGGATTGAAATCATTTATTCTTGAGGAAGGACTTTACGCTGTTTTTGATTATAAGGGCTCAAGTTCTGATCATTCCGTTTTTGAATATATTTTCTCAAAATGGATTCCAGCTTCAAAGTATGTAGTTGATGACAGGCCTCATTTTGAAGTATTGGGGTTGAAGTATAAAAATAATGATCCGGAATCGGAGGAAGAAATCTGGATACCAATAAAAGAAAAAAAACCGGAATAGGCCAAAACTATAATCCCGGCTATCAGCCTTAAAAGTTTTTTTATTCAACTTAAACGTAATAAAATTCTATTACGAAAGATCTTCACTGTTATATTTTCCCTTTCAATTTAATGCCGTTGCAACATAGCATAACTATTCTCGTCTTCTAGGGGCATTATTTTAATCGTTTAATTTTTAACCTTATTATTCCAAATTTTATGACAACAATATTTTCGATAGCAAAAATCGTGATTTATCTGTCTTTTGTTCTAATGCCTTTTACAATGCTTCAGAAGCCTTATGATTTTGAATGGCCGGAACATAGGTCGGTGAAGGTATTTAAAGAACTCATTAAAGTTTATGATGAGTACGATTTAGAAAAACTTGAAGGATTTGTACGTAAATACTATCCAGAAGAAAGTGTTGAGAAAAAGATAAAACACTGGGCCAAGGTTTACTCTGAGTTCGGTGCGCTGGAACCTTTTAAAGTAGCCGATAAAAATTTGATTGAAGATTCTCCTGGAATATGGTTTCGGGGAAAAGATTCAAAGAACTGGGTTCAGCTTATCATTGTAATGAGTGATTCCATAGATCAGATCACTCTGAATCCTGTAGTAAGAGGAATTCGTCCGGTGGGCCCTCTTCCTCCATATTCCCCAATGCCTGTAGAAAAATTAAACGAATATTTGAAGGAATATATGGATGTTATTGTTCAGAAAGATCTGTTCTCCGGCAATGTATTGGTGGCACATGGAAATGAGATACTGTTTCAGGGGGCTTATGGATTGAGAGATAAAACCCTGAACCAAAGAAATGATCTTGAAACCTCTTTTGGGATTGCGTCAACCACCAAAACTTTTACGGCAATTGCCATTGCGCAACTGGCAGAAACTGGAAAGTTAAAATTTTCGGACCCCATAAGTAAATTTATTCCTTCATATCCTAAGGATATTGCAGATCAGGTAACGATTCATCATTTACTTACCCATACTTCAGGTATCGAATTTGATGATTATGAACCTTTTAATGAGGCTACAAAAAAAGCGAAAAGTTTTAGCGAACTTATCAATGTCCAATTGGAATTTATGGATCATATGAACGAAGGGAGACGGTCTAATTTTAAGGTATTAAATGAGTATGACTACACTAATGACGGATTCGACCTGTTGGGTGCGGTGATCGAAAAGGCTTCCGGACTTTCATATGCCCGATTTATTGAAAAATACATCTTTGAACCGGCAGGTATGGTTAACTCATTTGCCGATATAGATCTCATCAATAAAAGTGCTAACAAGGCAAAAGGATATAGCTATTATGATGAGGATCACAACTTTCGGTTAGGGAAAAGATTTGAGGCTGACCCTGCGAGATATTCAATGGTAGGAGGTGCAGGAGGTATTCATTCCAGTGTTTCGGATCTTTACAGGTACTTTAAATCTATAAACGAGGAAGTAGTCATTAACGGCAAAACCAAAGAATTAATGTTTTCAGTTCACGCAACGCCATATTCAAGTGAGGACCTCGATACGGATTCTCAATATGGCTATGGTTTTGCCATAAACCGCAGTGGAAAGGCGACTACAATTGGACATGATGGTGTTGACCTGGGCATAGGAAGTCGATTTGCCTATTATCCTGAACAGGACAT
This DNA window, taken from Lutimonas zeaxanthinifaciens, encodes the following:
- a CDS encoding DUF4932 domain-containing protein, giving the protein MKNFIIMRIMTSLLTILLSIYLNAQANPIEVGFKKNIEFLGYIVELGDPSNNDPNHPISIEINKFPVDRTNEKLTELFGLAGNIDYSTLINLMYFLPEFPLDDSYLLSEDRAKQLGFDSEDEIATIRNLVHQINAFYKQSHFESVWKNLSLQREETLTELRQLMPSRALFENMENFYGISFEQYEIVPSLTLWSAGWGIKDKYRNRATFILGPMAENYDFGNRQNFVNLAIHEYGHSFVNPVVLENTIELAKTKSLFGPIKSVMVVQGYSNWETCMIEHFVRSSEVIMNEFIGNNEGVKALLEDYGKNRKFIYLQFIVGKLKEYRLKKKLSYPDSVRKTIEDLELAYLRE
- a CDS encoding alpha/beta fold hydrolase, which codes for MIRYLKINYLSIPLNGKASIVSDEAGPETVINFTEMIPNAKFALIPGSGHTTLNDNGLAVLAAIQQFLKTIEKK
- a CDS encoding GyrI-like domain-containing protein translates to MNPRIEKLETKRLIGAKLNMSLIDNKTGQLWGQFGPRIKEIQNRVSEDKLSMQIYPPFYYDQFNPAREFEKWAAVEVKDFETVPSGLKSFILEEGLYAVFDYKGSSSDHSVFEYIFSKWIPASKYVVDDRPHFEVLGLKYKNNDPESEEEIWIPIKEKKPE
- a CDS encoding serine hydrolase domain-containing protein, whose protein sequence is MTTIFSIAKIVIYLSFVLMPFTMLQKPYDFEWPEHRSVKVFKELIKVYDEYDLEKLEGFVRKYYPEESVEKKIKHWAKVYSEFGALEPFKVADKNLIEDSPGIWFRGKDSKNWVQLIIVMSDSIDQITLNPVVRGIRPVGPLPPYSPMPVEKLNEYLKEYMDVIVQKDLFSGNVLVAHGNEILFQGAYGLRDKTLNQRNDLETSFGIASTTKTFTAIAIAQLAETGKLKFSDPISKFIPSYPKDIADQVTIHHLLTHTSGIEFDDYEPFNEATKKAKSFSELINVQLEFMDHMNEGRRSNFKVLNEYDYTNDGFDLLGAVIEKASGLSYARFIEKYIFEPAGMVNSFADIDLINKSANKAKGYSYYDEDHNFRLGKRFEADPARYSMVGGAGGIHSSVSDLYRYFKSINEEVVINGKTKELMFSVHATPYSSEDLDTDSQYGYGFAINRSGKATTIGHDGVDLGIGSRFAYYPEQDIYVIVLSNYGSMAGSNVANHIKDLIEPNFIPVETN